A region from the Sorex araneus isolate mSorAra2 chromosome 6, mSorAra2.pri, whole genome shotgun sequence genome encodes:
- the MAGEL2 gene encoding MAGE-like protein 2, whose product MSQLSKNLGDGSPPTEAPKPPVYSRPTVLMRAPPASSRAPPVPWEPPPPELQASLAAWPAPQPAWEAPQGQPPTPGAPLAQPQALGAPLVQAPQLGGPLGKPPTPGVLMMRPPPPGAPLAQPPTPGVLMMHPSAPVAPMAHPPPPGTPMAHPPPPGTPMAHPPPPGTPMAHPPPPGTPMAHPPPPGTPMSQPSAPGVLVAQTLAPGVLMVQPPQPATLMAQPPPPGAQMAKPPGPGVLMIHPAGPRAPIVQPAASGAPLVQPAPAPAQPLATWAPQAQPLILQIQSQVIRATPQGPQGPPAPLATPPGWQATAAPGWQPPPQGWHAAPLTWQATQVTWQAPTITWQAPQPMRQGPPPIRPGPPPIRPGPPPARQAPPPIRQAPPLIRQAPPPIRPAPQVLATPQHVWQALPPPPPLRQAPQARLPAPQLRAAPQMRAAPPMPTVQQVTIQQVPTAPPAAAQVSGAAPPAGPQGPQATLPMPLSAPRVAHCPPIIWEAPKGQPPVPHELPATAMEFQEVQPAPAVTWQVPKAPGHFWQPVPTQEAQRQGPPLMAMEQPFPGGPASQKAVPMQLPAQQAQPAGAQAELPAVQQLQPQPTWPGAPAGLQVRPAAATVAAANFPLGPAKPHLTPSGEPRAPSGDRRAASKERRTSSKERRAPSKERMIFAATFCAPQRGGSAAGRVHASPAWKNVPAAPPEAFPVTPRVYPSTSQMQPAPSHTLAAPLAMPETPKMLPRALHDPFAVAGVEAVPTVPWVAQPNLSVAKTAKAVPTILMSMAAAAAPAPAPPQAMATPAEASKSSAEPPRRSGKATRKKKHLNTCENSSAQFMALHDWRGRRPWDYPNLSDWDLQTPAHFLGDWEALNACNLSGWEGPLTSRILGGWEVHGTTWALSAWEGPSVARALGLWECPSSPHSLILSELTHLSQGFGATQNESQLETQTMSPLEQRANALVQFLLIKDQAKVPIKRSEMVKFILRGYKDECLDIIRRASQKLQCMFGYQLKEIDAQNHSYIIINKLGSGRGRPAAAVPATVVGPALDKPRLGLLMIILSLIFMKGNCVREELVFSFLSKLGLDVHAAHGVFGNTKKLITEVFVRQRYLEYRRVPFTEPAQYELLWGPRAFLETSKMLVLKFLAKLHKKDPSFWLFHYLEALSECDWEDPDEDDSDPDDSTHDSTSSPPPQK is encoded by the coding sequence ATGTCACAGCTAAGTAAGAACCTGGGTGACGGCAGTCCCCCGACCGAGGCCCCCAAGCCGCCGGTCTATAGCCGCCCCACCGTGCTGATGCGCGCCCCGCCCGCGTCCTCGCGCGCCCCGCCGGTCCCCTGGGAGCCTCCTCCGCCGGAGCTGCAGGCGTCCCTGGCCGCCTGGCCGGCTCCGCAGCCCGCCTGGGAGGCGCCGCAGGGCCAGCCGCCCACCCCGGGGGCCCCACTGGCCCAGCCCCAGGCTCTCGGGGCCCCGCTGGTGCAGGCACCCCAGCTGGGGGGTCCTCTGGGCAAGCCTCCGACTCCCGGAGTCCTGATGATGCGCCCTCCCCCTCCGGGCGCCCCGCTGGCCCAGCCTCCGACTCCGGGTGTCCTCATGATGCATCCTTCGGCGCCCGTGGCCCCCATGGCACACCCGCCCCCTCCAGGCACCCCTATGGCACACCCGCCCCCTCCGGGCACCCCTATGGCGCACCCGCCCCCTCCGGGCACACCCATGGCACACCCGCCCCCTCCGGGGACCCCCATGGCGCACCCGCCTCCTCCGGGGACCCCGATGTCCCAACCTTCAGCACCGGGAGTCCTGGTAGCACAGACGCTGGCCCCCGGAGTCCTGATGGTCCAGCCACCGCAGCCTGCCACCCTGATGGCCCAGCCGCCGCCACCCGGAGCACAGATGGCCAAGCCGCCTGGTCCCGGCGTCCTGATGATCCACCCGGCCGGCCCGAGAGCACCCATCGTCCAGCCCGCAGCCTCCGGTGCGCCCCTGGTGCAGCCAGCCCCCGCACCGGCACAGCCATTGGCCACTTgggccccccaggcccagcctctgATCCTTCAAATTCAGTCTCAGGTCATCCGGGCTACTCCGCAGGGTCCCCAGGGCCCGCCGGCGCCcctggccacacccccaggctggCAGGCCACGGCAGCCCCGGGGTGGCAGCCCCCTCCACAGGGCTGGCACGCAGCACCCCTGACCTGGCAGGCCACGCAGGTCACCTGGCAGGCGCCCACCATCACCTGGCAGGCCCCGCAGCCCATGCGCCAGGGCCCACCGCCCATCCGCCCGGGGCCACCACCCATCCGCCCAGGGCCACCACCTGCGCGCCAGGCCCCACCGCCCATTCGCCAGGCGCCGCCGCTGATCCGCCAGGCCCCACCGCCCATCCGGCCGGCCCCACAGGTGTTGGCCACACCGCAGCACGTGTGGCAGGCCCTGCCGCCCCCACCGCCACTGCGTCAGGCCCCGCAGGCCAGGCTGCCCGCCCCACAGCTGCGGGCTGCCCCCCAGATGCGAGCTGCCCCACCCATGCCCACTGTGCAGCAGGTGACCATCCAGCAGGTGCCCACGGCCCCACCTGCCGCAGCACAGGTGTCCGGGGCTGCTCCCCCAGcggggccccaggggccccaggccaCACTGCCTATGCCGCTGTCCGCGCCGCGTGTGGCTCACTGCCCGCCCATCATCTGGGAGGCCCCCAAGGGTCAGCCCCCTGTGCCGCACGAGCTGCCCGCCACCGCCATGGAGTTCCAGGAGGTCCAGCCTGCTCCAGCCGTGACCTGGCAGGTGCCCAAGGCCCCCGGCCACTTCTGGCAACCGGTGCCTACCCAGGAGGCCCAGAGGCAGGGTCCCCCACTGATGGCGATGGAGCAGCCCTTTCCAGGGGGCCCGGCCTCCCAGAAGGCCGTGCCCATGCAGCTGCCCGCGCAGCAGGCGCAGCCCGCAGGCGCACAGGCCGAGCTGCCCGCGGTTCAGCAGTTGCAGCCCCAGCCCACCTGGCCCGGCGCCCCCGCCGGCCTCCAGGTCCGGCCCGCAGCAGCAACCGTAGCGGCGGCAAATTTTCCCCTGGGTCCAGCTAAGCCGCACCTGACTCCGTCGGGGGAGCCCCGCGCACCGTCGGGGGACCGCCGGGCTGCGTCCAAGGAGCGTCGCACCTCGTCCAAGGAGCGCAGGGCGCCATCCAAGGAGCGCATGATCTTTGCAGCCACCTTTTGTGCGCCGCAGCGAGGGGGCTCAGCCGCCGGCCGCGTGCACGCGTCGCCCGCCTGGAAAAACGTGCCTGCAGCTCCCCCAGAGGCCTTCCCGGTCACCCCCAGGGTCTATCCATCTACCTCCCAGATGCAGCCTGCCCCTTCTCACACCCTGGCGGCTCCACTGGCCATGCCGGAGACCCCAAAGATGCTGCCACGCGCCCTGCACGATCCCTTCGCCGTCGCGGGGGTAGAGGCCGTGCCCACAGTGCCCTGGGTGGCCCAGCCCAATCTGAGCGTGGCCAAGACGGCCAAGGCAGTGCCCACCATCCTGATGtccatggcggcggcggcggcaccaGCACCAGCGCCCCCCCAGGCAATGGCCACTCCTGCGGAGGCCTCCAAGTCCTCCGCTGAACCCCCTCGGCGCTCAGGCAAAGCCACCAGGAAGAAAAAGCACCTCAACACCTGTGAGAACAGCAGTGCCCAGTTCATGGCGCTACATGACTGGCGGGGCCGCCGGCCCTGGGACTATCCGAACTTGAGTGACTGGGACTTGCAAACCCCGGCACATTTCCTGGGGGACTGGGAGGCCCTAAATGCCTGTAACCTGAGTGGTTGGGAGGGGCCCCTGACCTCCAGGATCCTGGGTGGCTGGGAGGTCCACGGCACCACCTGGGCCCTGAGTGCCTGGGAGGGGCCAAGTGTGGCGCGTGCCCTGGGCCTCTGGGAATGCCCCAGCAGCCCGCACTCCTTGATTCTCTCTGAGCTCACACACCTCTCTCAGGGATTCGGTGCCACCCAGAATGAGTCCCAGCTGGAGACTCAGACCATGTCCCCCTTAGAGCAGAGGGCAAACGCATTGGTGCAGTTCCTCTTGATCAAGGACCAAGCTAAGGTGCCCATCAAGCGATCGGAGATGGTGAAATTCATCCTCCGTGGCTATAAAGATGAGTGTCTGGATATCATCCGCAGGGCCAGCCAGAAGCTGCAGTGCATGTTTGGGTATCAGTTGAAGGAAATTGATGCCCAAAACCACTCTTACATCATCATCAACAAGCTGGGGAGTGGCAGGGGCCGGCCAGCGGCGGCAGTACCGGCCACCGTGGTGGGCCCCGCTCTGGACAAGCCCAGGCTGGGTCTCCTCATGATCATTCTGAGCCTGATCTTTATGAAGGGCAATTGTGTGCGGGAGGAACTGGTCTTTAGTTTCCTGTCCAAGCTGGGGCTGGACGTGCACGCAGCTCACGGGGTCTTTGGGAACACCAAGAAGCTCATTACCGAGGTGTTTGTCAGGCAGAGGTACCTCGAGTACAGGCGCGTGCCTTTCACTGAGCCCGCCCAGTACGAGCTCCTCTGGGGGCCCCGGGCATTTCTGGAGACCAGCAAGATGCTGGTGCTCAAGTTCCTGGCTAAACTCCACAAGAAAGATCCCAGTTTTTGGCTCTTCCACTACCTGGAGGCGCTTTCAGAGTGCGACTGGGAAGACCCAGATGAGGATGATTCTGACCCCGATGACAGTACCCACGACTCCAccagcagccccccgccccaaaaATGA